One window of the Takifugu rubripes chromosome 13, fTakRub1.2, whole genome shotgun sequence genome contains the following:
- the adma gene encoding ADM precursor, protein MKLIFQSFLYCCLLATVAHCVEFDAKPQLKKRLNILLRNRLRRDLARVSVGKTEELQHFVRPEDIRDTLLPHSSTDINIRTKRSKNLVNQSRKNGCSLGTCTVHDLAFRLHQLGFQYKIDIAPVDKISPQGYGRRRRSLPEQRVTLRLEQGRLRPVWSRAASQVHKLEALLRQT, encoded by the exons ATGAAATTGATCTTCCAGTCCTTTCTCTATTGCTGTCTGCTGGCAACAGTAGCACACTGTGTGGAATTTGATGCGAAGCCACAGTTGAAGAAGAG gTTAAATATATTGCTGAGGAACAGACTGAGAAGAGATCTGGCCAGAGTGTCAGTAGGGAAGACAGAAGAGTTGCAGCACTTTGTCAGACCAGAGGATATCAGGGACACGCTGCTGCCACATTCCAG cactgACATCAACATCCGAACCAAGCGGTCTAAAAACTTGGTCAACCAGTCGAGAAAAAACGGTTGTTCGCTGGGCACCTGCACGGTGCATGATCTGGCCTTCCGGCTGCACCAGCTCGGCTTCCAGTACAAGATCGACATTGCCCCCGTGGACAAGATCAGCCCGCAGGGATACGGCCGGCGGCGTCGCTCCCTTCCCGAGCAGAGGGTCACGCTGAGGCTGGAGCAGGGCAGGCTGAGGCCCGTGTGGAGCAGAGCAGCCTCACAAGTTCACAAGCTGGAGGCTCTCCTGAGACAGACATGA